A single Triticum dicoccoides isolate Atlit2015 ecotype Zavitan chromosome 2A, WEW_v2.0, whole genome shotgun sequence DNA region contains:
- the LOC119357773 gene encoding brefeldin A-inhibited guanine nucleotide-exchange protein 5-like, with protein sequence MQNAIKGVAAQEQQEDGAPVPVTQVLASAGRVLEGTQAELVLQPLRLAFETKHIKLVEPALDCLHKLVAYDHLEGDPGLEEGKNSPLFTDILNMVCGCVDNTSSDSTVLQVLKVLLNAVASNRFRVHGEPLLGVIRVCYNIALNSKSPVNQATSKAMLTQMISIVFRRMDVSQASVPPASSAVKDAPPSSTKEDSENGEISTDKQDEEKTTLGDALSMNRASEASPTSVEELQNLAGGADIKGLEAVLDKAVELEDGKKVSGGIDLDTMNIIQRDALLLFRTLCKMSMKEESDEVATKTRLLSLELLQGLLEGVSDLFAKNFHFIDSVKAYLSYALLRASVSSSPVVFQYATGIFSVLLLRFRESLKGEIGVFFPLIVLRSLDSSDSSLSQKSSVLRMLEKVCKDSQMLADMFVNYDCDIDGPNLFERMVSALSRIAHGSQSTDSAAVASSQTVSVKGSSLQCLVSILKSLVDWEQARRDSSNHGSVAESHDDGTSARSLATDEAKVQEDGRNQFERAKAHKSTMEAAISEFNRKPAKGVEYLLSNKLIENNASSVAQFLKSNASLDKVMIGEYLGQHEEFPLAVMHAYVDSMKFSGLKFDAAIREFLKGFRLPGEAQKIDRIMEKFAERYCADNPGLFKNADTAYILAYAVIMLNTDAHNPMVWPKMSKSDFVRLNTVSDEEECAPKELLEELYDSIINEEIKMKDDLAAKTSKVRPEIEEKGRLVNILNLALPRLKSASDTKAESEKIIKQTQAVFKNQGQKRGVFHVAQQVELVRPMLEAVGWPLLATFSVTMEEGDNKPRVVLCMEGFKAGIHLTRVLGMETMRYAFLTSLVRFTFLHAPKDMRSKNVEALRTLLALADTDMDALQDAWNAVLECVSRLEYITSSPSMAATVMQGSNQISRDSVVQSLKELSGKPAEQVFVNSVKLPSDSIVEFFNGLCAVSAEELKQTPPRVVSLQKLVEISYYNMARIRLVWARIWSVLAQHFIAAGSHHDEKVAMYAIDSLRQLGMKYLERAELNKFTFQNDILKPFVILMRNSRSEKIRGLIVDCIVQLIKSKVGSIKSGWRCVFMIFTAAADDENEYIVESAFENVEQVILEHFDQVVGDCFMDCVNCLIGFANNKCTPRISLKAIALLRICEDRLAEGFIPGGSVKPVDVLPEANFDVTEHYWFPMLAGLSDLTLDPRPEVRHCALEVLFDLLNERGHKFSSPFWESIFHRVLFPIFDHVRHAGRDGLSSGDDWLRDTSIHSLQLICNLFNTFYKEVSFMLPPLLGLLLECAKKTDQTVVSIALGALVHLIEVGGHQFSDGDWETLLKSIRDASYTTQPLELLNSLGFQKTSNQQLLSRESETDASSYHDIREGEASISNNGEQEGHQETSPRIGLENSDGLPSPSGRAQPAVSPSNQTFGQRFMGNMMGNLLVRSLTSKSKGKMDDAAPPSPAKTPEADGADKTEEEENPMMETVRSKCITQLLLLGAIDSIQKRYWSKLQATQQIAIMDILLSLLEFASSYNSPSNLRTRMHHIPPERPPLNLLRQELAGTTIYLEILHKSTVHNGANGSSEETNGSGVESDQQEKLKSLAEGKLVSFCGNILKEASDLQPSNGETASADIHRVLDLRAPVIIKVLNGMCIMDAQIFKKHLREFYPLITKLICCDQMDVRGALGDLFSKQLTPLMP encoded by the exons ATGCAGA ATGCCATCAAGGGGGTGGCGGCCCAGGAGCAGCAGGAGGACGGCGCGCCGGTGCCTGTCACGCAGGTGCTGGCCTCGGCCGGGCGCGTGCTGGAGGGAACCCAGGCCGAGCTGGTGCTGCAGCCGCTGCGCCTCGCCTTCGAGACAAAGCACATCAAGCTCGTCGAGCCGGCGCTCGACTGCCTCCAT AAACTTGTTGCTTATGACCATCTGGAGGGTGATCCTGGTCTAGAAGAGGGTAAAAATTCCCCACTATTTACTGACATCCTGAACATGGTATGTGGGTGTGTTGATAACACCTCCTCTGACAG TACTGTTCTCCAGGTCTTGAAAGTTCTCCTCAATGCTGTTGCTTCAAATAGGTTTAGAG TACATGGAGAACCATTGCTTGGAGTGATTAGGGTATGCTATAACATTGCTCTCAACAG CAAGAGCCCTGTGAACCAGGCTACCTCAAAAGCCATGTTAACACAGATGATCAGCATTGTATTCAGGAGGATGG ATGTGTCTCAGGCTTCTGTACCACCTGCAAGTTCTGCAGTTAAAGATGCACCTCCGTCTAGCACAAAGGAGGACTCAGAAAATGGAGAAATATCCACTGACAAGCAGGATGAGGAAAAAACAACTCTTGGAGATGCGTTGTCCATGAACCGGGCTTCAGAAGCATCTCCAACATCTGTTGAAGAGCTTCAGAATCTTGCAGGCGGAGCGGATATTAAG GGGTTGGAGGCCGTTCTTGACAAGGCTGTTGAACTCGAGGATGGAAAGAAAGTTTCAGG CGGAATTGACCTGGATACAATGAACATAATTCAGCGGGATGCACTATTGCTTTTTAGGACTCTTTGCAAG ATGAGCATGAAAGAAGAAAGTGATGAGGTTGCTACCAAGACAAGGCTGCTGTCACTTGAACTGTTGCAG GGATTGTTAGAAGGAGTCAGTGATTTGTTTGCCAAAAATTTCCACTTCATTGATTCAGTTAAAGCATACCTTTCCTACGCTCTTCTCCGGGCATCTGTGTCTTCATCTCCAGTTGTTTTTCAg TATGCTACCGGAATATTTTCAGTTCTGTTGCTTCGGTTTAGAGAGAGTCTCAAG GGAGAAATTGGTGTTTTCTTTCCTTTGATAGTCTTAAGGTCTCTAGATAGCTCTGATAGCTCCCTCAGTCAGAAGTCCAGTGTCCTTAG AATGCTGGAAAAAGTCTGCAAAGACTCACAAATGCTTGCGGATATGTTTGTAAATTATGATTGTGACATTGACGGGCCAAACCTTTTTGAACGCATG GTTAGTGCTCTTTCAAGAATTGCACATGGATCTCAAAGCACTGATAGTGCTGCAGTTGCTTCATCACAGACAGTTTCTGTAAAAGGGTCATCTCTTCAG TGCTTGGTCAGTATTTTGAAGTCATTGGTTGATTGGGAGCAAGCTCGAAGAGATTCCTCAAATCATGGAAGCGTTGCCGAATCTCATGATGATGGTACTTCTGCAAGGAGCTTGGCAACTGATGAGGCGAAGGTCCAAGAGGATGGTCGCAATCAGTTTGAGAGAGCTAAAGCTCACAAATCAACAATGGAGGCTGCAATTTCAGAG TTCAATCgcaagccagcaaagggggtcgagTATTTATTGTCAAATAAGTTGATTGAAAATAATGCATCATCTGTAGCTCAGTTTCTCAAGAGCAATGCCAGCTTGGATAAG GTAATGATTGGTGAATATTTGGGACAGCATGAGGAATTCCCCCTTGCTGTGATGCATGCTTATGTCGATTCCATGAAGTTTTCGGGGTTGAAGTTTGATGCCGCAATTCGCGAGTTCCTCAAAGGATTTCGCCTTCCTGGGGAGGCACAAAAGATTGATCGCATAATGGAAAAATTTGCTGAGCG GTACTGTGCTGATAACCCTGGGCTCTTTAAAAATGCAGATACTGCTTATATTCTTGCTTATGCTGTTATAATGTTAAATACCGATGCACATAATCCAATGGTATGGCCTAAGATGTCAAAATCAGATTTCGTACGTTTGAACACTGTGAGTGATGAAGAGGAATGTGCTCCTAAGGAGCTCTTGGAGGAACTTTATGACTCAATTATCAATGAAGAGATAAAGATGAAAGATGATCTTGCGGCAAAAACCAGTAAAGTAAGACCTGAAATAGAAGAAAAGGGTCGCCTCGTCAATATCCTCAATTTAGCTCTCCCAAGACTGAAGTCAGCAAGTGATACAAAGGCAGAAAGTGAAAAGATTATTAAGCAGACCCAAGCAGTTTTCAAAAACCAGGGACAGAAGAGGGGTGTTTTTCATGTGGCTCAGCAGGTTGAGCTTGTTAGACCAATGCTCGAGGCTGTAGGATGGCCTTTGCTTGCAACATTTTCTGTAACTATGGAGGAAGGTGACAACAAGCCTAGGGTTGTATTGTGCATGGAAGGGTTTAAGGCTGGTATCCATCTTACTCGTGTTCTTGGGATGGAGACCATGCGCTATGCTTTCTTGACATCCTTAGTGAG GTTTACATTTCTGCATGCTCCCAAGGACATGCGTAGTAAAAATGTTGAGGCATTGCGAACTCTCCTTGCCTTAGCTGACACGGATATGGATGCTTTGCAAGATGCTTGGAATGCTGTTTTAGAATGTGTCTCAAGACTCGAGTATATCACTTCAAGTCCTTCGATGGCCGCAACTGTTATGCAGGGATCAAATCAAATATCAAGGGATTCTGTAGTTCAATCACTGAAAGAGTTGTCGGGGAAGCCTGCTGAACAAGTGTTCGTAAACAGTGTAAAACTACCAAGTGATTCTATTGTTGAATTCTTCAATGGCCTATGTGCTGTTTCTGCTGAAGAACTTAAACAGACACCTCCTCGTGTCGTCAGCTTGCAAAAGCTTGTTGAAATAAGCTACTACAATATGGCACGGATACGTTTG GTGTGGGCCAGAATATGGTCGGTGCTGGCTCAGCATTTTATTGCTGCTGGGAGCCACCATGACGAGAAAGTTGCTATGTATGCCATTGACTCACTGAGGCAGCTTGGCATGAAGTACTTGGAGCGTGCGGAGCTGAACAAATTCACATTCCAGAATGACATACTGAAGCCTTTTGTTATTTTAATGAGGAATAGTCGCAGCGAAAAGATCCGTGGTCTAATTGTCGACTGCATTGTTCAA CTGATCAAGTCAAAAGTTGGTAGCATAAAGTCAGGTTGGCGTTGTGTGTTCATGATATTCACTGCAGCAGCTGATGATGAGAACGAATATATTGTTGAAAGTGCTTTTGAAAACGTCGAACAAG TTATCTTGGAACATTTTGATCAAGTTGTTGGTGATTGCTTCATGGATTGTGTTAACTGTCTTATTGGTTTCGCCAATAACAAATGCACTCCTCGGATTAGTTTGAAGGCTATTGCTCTCCTACGTATATGTGAAGATCGTTTGGCAGAG GGGTTTATTCCTGGTGGTTCTGTTAAGCCTGTTGATGTTCTCCCAGAGGCCAATTTTGATGTGACGGAGCATTACTGGTTTCCTATGCTTGCTGGCTTGTCTGATCTGACCTTAGACCCCAGACCAGAAGTTAGACATTGTGCTCTTGAAGTTCTGTTTGATCTGCTGAACGAGAGAGGACATAAATTTTCTTCTCCCTTTTGGGAGAGCATTTTCCATCGTGTACTCTTTCCTATATTTGATCATGTGAGACATGCTGGAAGGGATGGCCTTTCTTCTGGGGATGATTGGCTTCGTGATACTAGCATTCATTCTTTGCAGTTAATCTGCAACCTTTTCAATACTTTCTATAAG GAAGTGTCATTTATGCTTCCACCTCTATTGGGCTTACTTCTAGAGTGTGCCAAGAAAACAGACCAAACTGTTGTCTCAATTGCTCTAGGAGCTTTAGTTCATCTAATAGAGGTTGGTGGTCACCAATTCAGCGATGGTGATTGGGAAACACTACTTAAGAGTATTAG GGATGCATCATACACAACACAACCCCTTGAACTCCTCAATTCACTAGGATTTCAAAAGACAAGCAATCAACAATTACTTTCAAGAGAATCTGAGACCGACGCTAGTAGTTACCATGATATCAGGGAAGGAGAAGCATCAATAAGTAATAATGGCGAACAGGAGGGTCATCAGGAAACAAGTCCACGGATTGGATTGGAAAATTCAGATG GTTTGCCATCACCATCTGGGAGAGCACAACCTGCAGTCTCCCCATCTAATCAAACCTTTGGACAAAGATTTATGGGTAATATGATGGGTAATCTTTTGGTCAGAAGTCTTACATCCAAATCAAAGGGCAAAATGGACGATGCTGCTCCGCCCTCACCTGCAAAG ACACCTGAAGCTGATGGAGCTGACAAGACTGAAGAAGAAGAGAACCCTATGATGGAGACTGTTAGAAGTAAATGCATCACTCAGCTGCTGCTACTTGGGGCTATTGACAGTATACAG AAGAGGTATTGGAGCAAACTGCAAGCCACACAACAGATCGCAATTATGGATATCCTGCTGTCGCTCCTAGAATTTGCTTCTTCATATAACTCACCATCGAACCTTCGGACAAGGATGCACCATATACCGCCTGAAAG GCCACCACTAAATCTTCTTCGCCAGGAGCTAGCTGGAACTACTATTTATTTAGAGATTCTACACAAATCAACAGTGCACAATGGTGCAAATGGCTCATCTGAGGAAACAAATGGATCTGGCGTGGAGTCTGATCAACAAGAAAAGCTCAAGAGCCTGGCAGAAGGGAAGCTCGTTTCATTTTGTGGGAATATTTTGAAAGAAGCGTCTGATCTCCAGCCTAGCAATGGGGAAACTGCTAGTGCGGACATACACCGTGTACTTGATCTACGTGCACCTGTTATTATCAAG GTTTTGAATGGAATGTGCATCATGGATGCTCAGATATTCAAGAAGCACCTAAGAGAGTTCTATCCATTAATTACCAAACTTATCTGCTGTGATCAG ATGGATGTTCGTGGGGCCCTTGGCGATCTTTTCAGCAAACAACTTACTCCACTCATGCCCTGA